The genome window TGTGCAAATTCAGTGTACGAAATGTGACTATGAAGAAGCACCTATTCAATGATAGAAAGATGGTAAGAACATGACTGAACAAGTAGTAAATGTAATAGGCGCAGGTCTTGCAGGCAGTGAAGCAGCTTGGCAAATTGCTAAGCGTGGAGTAAAGGTTAGACTGTATGAAATGAGACCAGTTAAACAAACTCCTGCACACCATACTGATAAATTTGCAGAGCTTGTTTGTTCAAACTCACTACGAGCTAATGGGTTAACAAATGCAGTGGGTGTCATTAAAGAAGAAATGCGGATGTTAGATTCGGTAATTATAAAAGCAGCAGATGCTTGCTCAGTGCCAGCAGGTGGAGCTTTAGCTGTAGATCGTCATGAATTTGCAGGTTATGTAACAGATGCTGTGAAAAATCATCCTCTTGTGGAAGTTATTCATGAAGAGGTTACAGAAATTCCAGCAGGTATTACAGTTATTGCTACAGGACCATTAACATCAAAAGCTTTAGCTGAAAAAATTCAGAGCTTAACAGGTTTAGATTATCTATATTTCTATGATGCAGCAGCACCAATTATCGAAAAAGATAGCATTGATATGGATAAAGTTTATTTAAAATCTCGTTATGATAAAGGGGAAGCGGCTTATTTAAACTGTCCTATGACAAAGGAAGAATTTGATCGTTTCCGTCAAGCGTTAATTGAAGCAGAGGTTGTGCCATTAAAAGAATTTGAAAAGGAAATTTACTTTGAGGGCTGTATGCCTATAGAAGTAATGGCTGCTCGTGGGGAGAAAACAATGTTATTTGGACCGATGAAGCCAGTAGGTCTAGAAGATCCGAAAACAGGGAAACGCCCTTATGCTGTTGTTCAATTACGTCAAGACGATGCAGCGGGTACTCTTTACAATATTGTTGGCTTCCAAACACATCTAAAGTGGGGGCCACAGAAAGAAGTATTGCAACTAATCCCGGGATTAGAGAATGTTGAAATCGTTCGTTATGGAGTAATGCATAGAAATACGTTCATTAATTCTCCAAAAGTTCTAGAGAAAACTTATCAGCTTCGTGAGCAAAAAAATATTTTCTTTGCTGGTCAAATGACAGGTGTCGAAGGATATGTTGAGTCCGCTGGTAGTGGATTAATTGCTGGCATTAATGCAGCTCGATTAGTCTTAGGACAAGAACCGATTATCTTCCCATTTGAAACGGCGTTGGGAAGTATGGCGCGTTATATAACAGAAGCGCAATCGAAAAACTTCCAGCCAATGAACGTTAACTTCGGAATTTTCCCAGATTTACCACCAGGTCGTCGTTCGAAACCAGAGCGTGCAGAGATGCATGCTACACGTGCAATGGATACAATTCGTAATTTTGTGAATTCACAAACAATTTGATTGCAAAAAGCCTCTAAAAGTTGATATACTCTTAGAGGCTTTTTCTTTTTTGTAGACAAAATGCTTATTCACACGTATTTTATTATTTTATATGGAGATTTTCTCAAAATATAAACATTTTCACTTGCCATATGATGAAGATAGGTATAGTGTCAATATGTATGTTTATGTTCATTAACGATACCAAAGCGACAAACTAAAGAGGATAAACGAAATAGTACATCCTTTAATAGCAAGTGTAAGTAATTTGGGCTCATCGCCAAACGTTGGGGATGACATTAAAAACGTATGCTATGTATATAAGTTGGTTGGAGTGGAGACTGGGCGACTCCTTGGGGAATCAGTGTCACAGATGAGACCCTGGAGCGAGCCGGTAGGGGAACGAAGGCTAAAAGCATCACATCCTGTGATAATGGCTTCGTGACCAACATCCTTTTTGGCCCAAGCGGCTCATCGGACACCCTCAAGTAAGCGCCCAGTCGGAGCGGAAATCAACCCCACATTATGGTGATGAGCCGTAATTTGAGAAGGTTATCAATAATTCGTTGGTGGTGAATCTTTTAATGTTAGTTTCGTCCCAAGATGCACTTGAACAGTTCATGCTTTACATCCAGGTTGAAAAGAACTTCTCTGTTCATACAGTGCGAGAATATGAATCAGATCTACTAGATTTTTTAGCGTTTTTACAGGCGGAGGGCATAAATGATTTAGCTAGTGTTGAGTATATACATGCACGTCTCTATGTAACAAAGTTGTACGATGAAAAAAGAGCGAGATCATCTGTATCAAGAAAAATTTCCTCTATACGCTCCTTTTTTCGTTTTCTAAATAGACAGTACGGATTAGATGATGGAGCGTTTCGATCGTTATATCATCCAAAAAAAGAATCACGCTTACCTAGCTTTTTCTACGAAGAAGAATTGAAGCAGCTATTTGATGCGAATGTTGGAGATGATTTGAAATCATTAAGAAATACGGCTTTATTAGAGCTGTTATATGCGACAGGTATTCGTGTAAGTGAGCTTACCTCGATTCAAGTAGAAGATGTAGATTTCCACTATTCAATTATTAGGGTAATGGGAAAAGGGCGAAAAGAACGTATTATTCCATTCGGTCAATTTGCGAGTCTAGCCATGCAGGACTACATAGAGCAAGCTCGTCCGAGATTGATGAAAAAAACAAGTCATCAGCAATTGTTTGTCAACATGCGCGGTGGGGAACTTACTCCTCGAGGTGTACGTCATATTTTAACTGAAATGATTGACAAGGCCTCACTCCATACGAAAATATATCCACATATGCTTCGCCATACTTTTGCCACACATTTATTGAATAATGGCGCAGATTTACGTACGGTGCAGGAGTTATTAGGCCACGCACATTTATCTTCTACACAAGTTTACACACATGTAACAAAAGAGCATCTTCGTCAAACATATATGAATGCTCATCCAAGGGCATAATAAAGCTAAGGAGGAAGGCGAATGGGACAAATTCATGCAACAACAATATTTGCAGTTCATCATAATGGAGGTTGCGCCATGGCTGGTGACGGCCAAGTGACCCTAGGGAATGCAGTTGTGATGAAGGGTACAGCAAGGAAGGTCAGACGTCTGTTTAATGGGCAGGTGCTTGCTGGATTTGCAGGATCAGTTGCCGATGCTTTTACACTTTTTGAGATGTTTGAAGGAAAGTTAAATGAATACAATGGTAACTTACAACGTGCGGCAGTAGAAGTGGCAAAACAGTGGCGCGGTGATAAAATGCTACGCCAATTAGAGGCTATGCTACTTGTAATGGATAAAAATACGCTCCTTCTCGTTTCGGGTACAGGAGAAGTGATTGAACCAGATGATGGTATTTTGGCAATTGGTTCTGGAGGTAACTATGCATTATCTGCAGGCCGTGCTCTAAAAAAATATGCAGGTGATACAATGTCTGCGCGTGAAATTGCAGAAGCGGCATTAGGAACTGCTGCTGAGATCTGTGTATTTACGAATCATAATATTATCGTGGAGGCGCTTAACTAATGACACAAAATAATTTAACGCCAAGACAAATTACTGAGCATTTGGATCGTTATATCGTTGGACAAAATGAAGCAAAGCGAGCAGTAGCTATTGCACTACGTAATCGTTATCGTCGCTCACTATTAAGTGATGAGATGAAGGCTGAAGTAATTCCGAAGAATATTCTGATGATCGGACCTACAGGTGTCGGAAAAACAGAAATTGCTCGAAGAATTGCGAAGCTAACGAATGCGCCATTTGTGAAAGTGGAAGCAACGAAGTTTACAGAAGTAGGGTATGTTGGTCGCGACGTAGAGTCAATGGTACGTGATGTAGTAGAAGCTTCACATCGTCTTGTAAAGGAAGAAATGATGGAGTCTGTGAAGGAGCAAGCGGAACAGTTAGCAAACGAAGCAATCGTTAAGCTATTAGTTCCTTCCTTACGAAAAAAACAATCCATGCAAAATCCGTTTGAAATGTTATTTGGTGGTAAAGAACAGCAATCCAATGACGATACTTCTACTGAAGAAACTGAGGTACGTTCCAAACGTGCGCAAATCGCTATCGATTTACGTAACGGTAAATTAGAAAATGAATGGATTACAGTTGAAGTGACGGAACAAAATCCTTCTATTTTTGATGCATTACAAGGAACGGGCATGGATATGTCTGCAAACAGTGGTATGCAGGATATGCTATCTAGTTTGATGCCTAAAAAGCAAAAAAAACGCCGTGTACAAGTGAAAGATGCACGACGCATTTTAACTATCGAGGAAGCGAATAAGCTGATAGATGCAGACGAAGTTGCGCAAGAAGCCATTTCAAGAGCTGAACAGTCAGGCATTATTTTTATTGATGAAATTGATAAAATCGCTAGTAAGGAAGGTAACACTTCTGCGAATGTATCACGT of Lysinibacillus agricola contains these proteins:
- the hslV gene encoding ATP-dependent protease subunit HslV is translated as MGQIHATTIFAVHHNGGCAMAGDGQVTLGNAVVMKGTARKVRRLFNGQVLAGFAGSVADAFTLFEMFEGKLNEYNGNLQRAAVEVAKQWRGDKMLRQLEAMLLVMDKNTLLLVSGTGEVIEPDDGILAIGSGGNYALSAGRALKKYAGDTMSAREIAEAALGTAAEICVFTNHNIIVEALN
- the trmFO gene encoding FADH(2)-oxidizing methylenetetrahydrofolate--tRNA-(uracil(54)-C(5))-methyltransferase TrmFO; amino-acid sequence: MTEQVVNVIGAGLAGSEAAWQIAKRGVKVRLYEMRPVKQTPAHHTDKFAELVCSNSLRANGLTNAVGVIKEEMRMLDSVIIKAADACSVPAGGALAVDRHEFAGYVTDAVKNHPLVEVIHEEVTEIPAGITVIATGPLTSKALAEKIQSLTGLDYLYFYDAAAPIIEKDSIDMDKVYLKSRYDKGEAAYLNCPMTKEEFDRFRQALIEAEVVPLKEFEKEIYFEGCMPIEVMAARGEKTMLFGPMKPVGLEDPKTGKRPYAVVQLRQDDAAGTLYNIVGFQTHLKWGPQKEVLQLIPGLENVEIVRYGVMHRNTFINSPKVLEKTYQLREQKNIFFAGQMTGVEGYVESAGSGLIAGINAARLVLGQEPIIFPFETALGSMARYITEAQSKNFQPMNVNFGIFPDLPPGRRSKPERAEMHATRAMDTIRNFVNSQTI
- the hslU gene encoding ATP-dependent protease ATPase subunit HslU produces the protein MTQNNLTPRQITEHLDRYIVGQNEAKRAVAIALRNRYRRSLLSDEMKAEVIPKNILMIGPTGVGKTEIARRIAKLTNAPFVKVEATKFTEVGYVGRDVESMVRDVVEASHRLVKEEMMESVKEQAEQLANEAIVKLLVPSLRKKQSMQNPFEMLFGGKEQQSNDDTSTEETEVRSKRAQIAIDLRNGKLENEWITVEVTEQNPSIFDALQGTGMDMSANSGMQDMLSSLMPKKQKKRRVQVKDARRILTIEEANKLIDADEVAQEAISRAEQSGIIFIDEIDKIASKEGNTSANVSREGVQRDILPIVEGSTVTTKYGAVKTDFMLFIAAGAFHMSKPSDLIPELQGRFPIRVELEKLTKQDFVRILQEPDQSLILQYKALLETEGVEINFTEDAIERIAEIATEVNQETDNIGARRLHTILERLLEELSFEAAEIAPANIPITAAYVNQKLAGIVKNKDLSQFIL
- the xerC gene encoding tyrosine recombinase XerC, with amino-acid sequence MLVSSQDALEQFMLYIQVEKNFSVHTVREYESDLLDFLAFLQAEGINDLASVEYIHARLYVTKLYDEKRARSSVSRKISSIRSFFRFLNRQYGLDDGAFRSLYHPKKESRLPSFFYEEELKQLFDANVGDDLKSLRNTALLELLYATGIRVSELTSIQVEDVDFHYSIIRVMGKGRKERIIPFGQFASLAMQDYIEQARPRLMKKTSHQQLFVNMRGGELTPRGVRHILTEMIDKASLHTKIYPHMLRHTFATHLLNNGADLRTVQELLGHAHLSSTQVYTHVTKEHLRQTYMNAHPRA